In Taeniopygia guttata chromosome Z, bTaeGut7.mat, whole genome shotgun sequence, the sequence TATTGAATGGAAGCCAGTTTGAATTTCAGAGCAGTAGTAAAGCACTCCATCAGAATCTGATTGTTAATATTGTCCTTATTCActggaataataaaaaagacCCAAATGCTCATTACATTTTTTGTAAGAGTAGAGCTGGTAAGTTATCAGTATCACTTGTGTGACTTGAAGCTATCTTATGGAGATAGTTTTTAAGTGCCTTATATGCTGGTGAAACTGCAGAGGGGGCTGATTTGTAATAAGCATTATAAATGGATGTGGTTTGTGTAAAGACTTGAACTTTCAGGTAAGGATGCAGGAGATGGGATAATAGATCAACAATATCTCTGTGGTGTCAAGTTCTTGTCCAGGTGGGGTCAGGTGTTTCTACCTTTGTATGCAGATGGCTGTACAGTAGGAGATTCATTCAGTAGTGCCCTTGGTGGTGGGATGATTATATGGATGGATACAGAGTAAGCAAGGATGACATAAATTACTTTTCCCAGCAGAGTTACAGTCAGCACAAGTCTGGTCGATATCATAGGAGACAGACTACAACAGGCAAGGTATAGACTACAACAGTTTTTGACTTAAACAGTTTGTATATAGTGTGTAGTCAAAGCACAGGTCATATCTTGCTGCAGTGTGAAGACTCATGGATCTATTTTACCAAGCTTTTACCAGTGTTGTTTTATTCTTCTTGTCATAAAAATGCTTTATTGTTCAGAATGTGCACAATACATGGACGTTTAATTAAAGTCCCTAAGGATGCCCAGACCCAGTGAGCCGTGCAGCATTGAAAGTTCCTGACTTGTGAAGAGTGGAATTGAGATCTCCATCTTGCAGTATTTATCTGTGGAGATAGGAACAACAGAAATTTGCCACAGTGTAATGTTAATTTCAGTGGAATAAGTAGACATCAAAGTCAAGTTGATATGATTGTTGCTGTAGAGCCTGTTAAACTGCTTGCAGAATCAAACATAGAAACCTCAAACTGCACGCCCCTGTGCTTTCTAATGCTTAAGGGTTAGCTGAACATGGCTGAAGAATATGAAGGCTCTAAGTATCTAATTCTGCTTCAAGAAAGTTTAGTAGCATCCACAGCAGAGAAAGAAGCGATGTAATTGCATGAACTTCATCAAGAAGGTTAAGACCATATTTTTCTAACTGCAGACATCAGCATGTCTGACTTCCACTGTAAAGCCTTAAAGATAGTGAGCTCCTTTATGATTAGTATCTCAGAGACAAGGCAGCTGTCACTGTGTGGTTTCCTCTGGCCATTGTTGCCTGAGATTGCTGTCTGTGCAGCAGTGACTGCTGGCAAGGTTTTCCTTTGAGCATGGTACTGAGATGCACCCTTGCATTCTACTTTGTATTTCTACTTTGCCAAACAGCGTACAGCCAGTTGGCCCCAAATAACCTGCAACTCTATTTTGCTTTAATCTCATGTTAGACAGTGCTCCTCAATCCCTGTAGGAATATGCACGTGGTATAGGGATGTACCATAGGAACTTTTGCAATGCCCAGTGGAGCTGTTGTTTAATATTtcactgtatttcttttctttccatctttttcTAAAGCCCTCCTTTACCTCACAACCGTGCTGACCTGTTTGACCTGAGCAAAGACCAAGAGCTAAATCTTGCCTACATTTCTTCAGTTCCACATGGCGGCATTGAACAAGTTCGGATTCACTGGTTACTGGAATTAGTTGCTCTTAGGTAAGCAAACACCTCAAGTCCAAGTCTAGGAAAATGGGACACATTAACGAGTTCAACAGATGCTCACTTTGATGTTAGCTGAATTGCAGGCTGGGCATATCTTTGCTTCTGTGGAATTTAACTAAGTTCCAACAGATGGAACAATTCTGGAATTTtaagagatgaagaaaaacacagtTTCTACTGAGAAGCTGAGGGATTAGAAAGGTAGCTTACTGTTTAGTCCTTTTATATAAGAGAtacagcaaaaaaatccaacaaaggTTGATACGAGCCTAACTTACTGAGAGGTCCAAATGAAAGCTGCCACTAATCCTTCTGCCCATTTTAGAAGTTACTTTTTGCCTCCTGAAGCCACCTGTGCACTGCCTTGATTGACAGGTAGTGAGAATTAAAACAGGCTGGATTTGGGTAGTACCAGTTAATACCCTGTTCCAAAAGGTTTTATAtacaaaacagcatttttagTTTCAGGGAAATATATGTCAGACTTTAGGAGAGCAATTGGAATTCATTGCCTTTCAAGTCCCTTTTAACTCAGCTTGAACAGATTGATACCAAGATGCCCAGTGGGAATAGCCAGATGCCTAGAGCAGGAGCAATTGGTCTATGAAGAAAGACAAAccataaaaaccccatgaaAAATTGTAATAGCTCTTAAAAGTTCTACCTGGCTCAGACTCTTGCTGAGCTGAGCACATTTACAGTCCACATCATTGTTGCATCTAGTGTCCCAGAAACAGAAGAATGGGAATTTACCACTATGGGGAAGCAACAGGAAAGGAGAGCTCAGACTCTGAAAATGCTGTGTGAGCAGAGGAGTAGGGAGTTTCAGAGTCTGCATTAGGAGcaggatttttcttcttcaataCTAAGGTGTGCTTGTGTATGTCAGTTTTTTAGGAGGGTGGTCTAAGTCCTGCGCACAGGTAAGTATTGCATCAATACCCCAGGGTGGCCTCTGTTAGTTAATCTGTGAGCACAGTAGGTAACAGAGCTCCTCACTCTCTTCTTTCCCTCATGAAGGTTCCACTAAACACCCTTTCCTGTGTGCATCTTCCTCTCTTACTGGACTGTGGAATGTGTACTCTTGGAGTGAACCAGTGTCAAGGACAACCATCACTGCTCACCACTTCCAAAGTCCCTGTCTTAGAGAGTTCTCCTGGGAGGTGGGTTGGGTCTTTCAGGTTTCTGTAACCAATTCACTTAGGAAAAATCAATGAGAGCCTTTGGAAATAGCCACATCTACACTTGGAGCCCAGAATCCCTTCTGGCAGCCTGTGTTAGCTGTGCCATTGTGTTGAATTGGGCTTTCCACATGACTGAGGGAGAGGAATGCAGCTGTCATGGATTCTGCTCAGCCTTTGTGGAGACTGAGCCGCTGATCCTTTTAAAAAGAGTAGGATACAATTCTTGACACAATTAAAATTCTAGGACCATGGAAACAACAATCAATCAAGAAGTTCCCAAAAAAGCTGTAGTGTCTCAAAGGTAGGGTTCTACCCTACCAGCCTCAATCTTTAGCCCACCTTCGACATACAGAAATTAGAAACTGCTACTGTTTAGAACCAAGCTAAACCTTCTcattttgcaaaaaaatgtGTGCATTTGTCAAGGACAAGAAGACATGTAAGTTGTGGGAGGACAACCAGTGGACTAAATGTCAGCACTTTTGGAAGGGGAAGGAGCATGGAGCCTGCAGACAAACATTGGGACTGAAAAAACTAACAGGAGCAGGACTGCAGAGAGGTTTAGTACTGATGCTTAATTTTGTGCATGTGTAAATCTCTTCCTGAATCAGTGATTTCCAGAAGGATGTAAAGAGGCTTTGAGTGCAACCATCTGAGTGCAGAACTGTATTATGTCATGGTGTTGATGAGTAGAGAGCACTCCTTGGAATGTAGAGATGGGCACTTGACTGAAGAAGAGCACTTAGGAAAAACAGACCTTTGTGGAAGTCTAGCAGATAGaggctttgcttttcttcacagCTGCCACCATCTGTAAAAAAGGTGCCATAAATGTTTCTACCAAGAAATAGATGTGCTCAAATAAAAGACTGCCACCTTCCCCTTCTCAATTCTGTAACGGTCTTTCTCACTATGTTTTTTAATCCCCCAATACCAAGTGCATCcctttattttaactttttctaGTACAGCAACTCCCTCTCTTCATCTTTGTCTTTATTTGGAGTCAGCCCATTATTTCGCCACTTCTGAAAGGATACCACAAGGCAAACTGTTTTCAAAGAACtcttagttttattttccaaCCAGTAGCACACATTTGTCTCTTGGTCTTGGTCTTGTGACACAGGAATATTCATGACTGTGGGGAAATCCAGGATGTCTTTCATGGACTGGACAGTTCCCAGGTTGTTGGTTACCAGTGCCAGTAAATAGAGCTATTTTGACACCTAGACCACACATTCTGGCCATGCTTCACTAGTCAACAAGACAGGACATTTTGAGCTGAAGACTCCGGCTCTTTGCCCAGTTCCAAGGGACACACACAGTCCACAATAAGAatcctttcccatttttatgTAGCAGTACTAAGATCTGTTGGATACATGATGCATGGTAAATCACAAGTTATCACAGTGAACAAAAATATGGTCAACCTACATGAAGCATATAAGATTTCTTAAAAGGCatataatgttttttatttaaatattagtATTAAGCTAGTTGGAATTACCAGCCTATCCCCAGCTCCTCTTAAAGACATGATAGCTAATTTCTGGTAAATTAGGAGAGAAGAGAATCAGTagttttttgttaattttcaaTCTTCATATCTTTAATCTTAATATAACTCAGTATAGCAAATATAGATGTTCCAGAAAAAGGCTTGCTTTTTTAGTTACCTTTTACATACTCCTTAGAAATAATTCACAGTCTGCCAGCATCCCTACATCATAGCACTGAAGTTGTTTCCATGCTGTGTTTGACAATGTCCAATACAGTTGATTGTGAGCTCAGCTGCCAGTAAAACCAAAACAGGAAATTGTTCTTACAGTTTCTTCTGACCAATAGTTTCTTTCTTCAAATATATATTGTAAAGTTTACCTTCTCTCTTATGTGTAGTCAAGTTTCTTTACTTAGGTATCCTTTGGTACcaacttaaaataaatatggTGAATATATTTATTCACCATATATATTACTTTCTTATCCTCTTCATTATTCTCCAGCGACCCTTGCAAGGATACACCTTCCACTGgaatttctctttatttttcgttttttgtcttttaaaatgagattaatCTAGAGTTAAGGGtatctttgcattttttctttgcGTTTTATGTTGGTAGCTGGATTCcataaagctgaaaaaaatgtaGATTGGTAGGATGTTTTATTTGACTTCCAATGACAGCTTGTTTTAGCACAGTTTCCTAAGAGTGTCTATATTGATACTGTCTGGTAGTAACTCTTAAAAAACCATTTGCCTTGTTAGGCCCAAACAGGACCTTAAAAGAGTTATTCCCTGATCAAAGACTGGTTACAAACAAAGCAGATACTAAGCAGTTTTTGTCCTTGGGCACTGCTCACTTCCTTTTAGAACAGAAAGAAACTAATCATACCAAGTCagcaattttaataataatgtgGATTGTTTTATGACAGGAAAATACTGCTAATGGTCAATCCTTTAATCTCATGTCAGATATTTCTGTCAGGTTTTGCTGCTTTAGCAGTACTAACAGCATGTGGCTGATAGGCTTCCTTTGCAATGAGTGTGTGAAAATGCCAGCATTAATAACCTGCTACTGTGCTAGTCATAGTCCCTGTGAGGATATTTTTGGTCTTTTAGAAGTGCACTGCTTTTCCTCTAAGAAAATACTTGTTTCTGAGAGCCAGACAGGTTCTGGAGCACCTAGAGACCCTCAGTTTGACTGTTCTTTCATTCAGTGACCTAAGAAATTGAAATGAGTAAGTCATCTGATGTGTtgacttgattttatttttaaatgggacGGCAAAAAAACAGCTTCTGCATATATGGAACCTATTTCTACAGCCTGTTAGTTTTGAGAGGCACAGCTGTGATAGAATTTCCTTCCATGCTTGGTGGTGTGTGAACATGACATGAAAAAGGAGGGAGAGTGAGCACAGCTGCCTTTTGTGCAGGTAATTATAAACTTGAGTATGAAACAGAATATTCTGCCCATGCCCGTGGGCCGGAACACTGCATGCTGTGTTACAATCAAAATCCAAGTCTATTCTTATTTCTTAAGAGAGAACTTGCATATACAACAATACAACTGATGATATAAAGCATAATGAACAGCAGTTAATGCAAATTATTATAGAAAGTAACCAGCCCAGAAAACATGGTCTAGTAGACCTCAAATCAAAGATTAATAtgataggaaaaaaacaccaagcaaacaaaactcCTACAGCATCTGTAGTATGTACAAACAGTGGTGAAAGCTTTTTGACATAGAGGGATACACAAGTTACAAAGCATTGCTCCGTTTACTTGACCCATGTATGTTACTTGTAATACTTTATTAGCATTGCATCAGTGAAGACCAGCCAGCAGTTCTGACTGATCCATCAATCCCCTTCAAGAAAACTTGCAGATTTACCTTCCCACCCTACCCttattttctcctatttttctttaaaccCAGGCAGGCATTTGTAGGAAGATAGTGATACGCTGCATCACAGCTCTGAGGTTTTATGTTTGATGGTCCTATGTATCCCTGAATTAGAGTTGCATCTGCCCACCAGAGGTAACTTATTTTACAGGATTGTACAGCTAGTTGGGTAGCTGCCAGTTAAAGccattaatttttcttaatcCTGTCTGTCCTTTTACTAGTTACAAATTTGCGCATCAGAGTCATATTTTGTCCAGCATGATCAGGGATATCTCAGCATTCAGTAACTAATTACGACAGATTTAATCCAATAGAATGGATGACTCCTGTAACTCCAAAGCCAGCAATTTTTGGAAATGGTAATTTTGAGAGGAACCTGTGATGGATCATAGTTTATTCTCCTGGTATATTATGCTGTTAAGCTTGTGGGATCAAGGAGGAGAGATATTCTACATTCcacaatattttataaatttatttttatgcaaaCAGTGGGGACTTGTTTAGGAGTACACCTAGAATGACTGGAAGGGGTAGGGCCTTGCAAGCCACAGTTTAAACAATTACGTATCCAGAATGCCATAttgattgcattttcatggaaGTGGCTTAGCCTTCTTAACGTAAACCAGCCATTAAATCACTgggacagcagcactgggaaggccTTCCACCACTACAGTCCCCTGACATCCATGTTGGGTCACAGACAATCATGGTATGATGGACAAGTCAATCCCAAACTGCCTTTGCCTGTATTTTAAAGTGTAGATGCTGGTCTAACTTTTCCATGCTTGTCCTGGACTGCCTCCCCAGAGGCTGCCCTATGTAGCATATGGCATAAAGTGGAACTCTTTAGAGGGAGTGGCTTTACACAGCCAACAGTGTGTCTGATTACTTACTTGCTGCAAACTACCCCTCTCTATCTGTCACTCTGTAGTAAATCATGAAGGAAGAGACAGGGTTAAACTGAGCAGTCTGCTGGAAGCTTTTGGGCTTTTGCAAACAGCACAGCATTATGTATGCTGTAGAATAGCATTTCCTGCATACACCCAAAATCCTTTCCAAAGTAACCCCCTCTTTTCAGAGAATCTATCACTGAGGGATTGCAGCAAGCCAGGAGAACAGAAATGTTTAAATTCTTGTAGTCTTTCAGGATTTCCTTCAAAGTATTAACTCCAGTGGTGTCCAAAAATGAGATGGAAGAGCAATCGACAACAAGGGCTTGGAAATCAATTTGTTTAGGAACTAGTTGCAAAGTGGTTTCTCCGATGCCCAGTCCATTAGCCGTTCTGTGATTTCCCTTTTTCAggtgctgcttttccttcttctcatATTTCTTCCTCCTAGCAGCTTCTAGGTTAGGGTCTAGATTGGTCAATCTGTACAGAGACTTTAGGAAGAAGTTTCTATTTGCATAGTAAAGTGGGGCCTCAAAACGAAATATTTTGACCTTTGGAACAGTAGAGAGATTTTCATATTCTGAGTCATCCTCATAAAAGCTTGTGTCTTGAATCTGACCAAGCAGGGCTGTCCGTGGCCGCTGGGTCCGAACAATGATGCATAACATGGAGAAAACAATGCCAACCAACAGCCCTATTTCTGTGCTGATCAAGGCAGAGGCAGACATGGTAACTACCCAAACAAGTGTGTCCACCTTATTCACATGGTACCGTGCTGGCACGTCTCGGAACTTCCTCAGGGCTCCCCGAAGGCTCACAATGATAATACAAGCCAGGACACACTTCTGCAAGTAGTAGAAGAGAGGGGCCAGGAAGAGCAGCACCAGCAAAACCACCATTGCACTAATTACTCCAGAGATTTGAGTCTGGCAGCCTGTAGATGTTTTGACAAGTGTTTTTGCCAGAGCTGCACTGGTTGCAAAAGAGTGGAAGAAAGAAGGAATGATATTGCAGAACCCCACAGCAAACATTTCCTGATTGGCTCGGATGGTGTAAGCATATTTCTTTGCAAACATTTCAGAAAGGGATACAGTGAAGACAAAACTGACTATGGCAAGAGGCAAAGCATCTAGAGCAACTCGGAGCATTAAGTTGAACTCTGGTACCTTTGGAGGGATAAATCCTGTTGGAATTGCTCCAGAAACGCTAGATGCATACACTTCATTTAACTTACCATAGTGTGACACCAGTGTTGCCACAACAATAACTACCAGCTCTGTGGGAAGAGGAAATTTCAGTTTGTGCTTATACCGATCTCCGAGTTCCTTAGCAGTGACCAGCACCACAATACAAATGGCACTTGTGATGACATCACAAAGGTTAGCCTGAGAAATGTTCCGGAAAATGTTAATCCAGGTGATAACCAGCATCCCATGACCTTGGCTACGTGGAATTTTTATTCCGATAAGATACTTCACTTGAGCTGTTAAAATGGTTAAGGAAGCACCAGTTGCAAAGCCATCTAGTACGGACTCAGATAGGTACATAGATATGAAACCCAGACGGAAGATCCCCATTAGAACCTGaggaaacagaagaagaaaaaaaaccaaacaaaccatgAGCTGTAACCATTGCTGCAAATAATTAGGTGCAGATCGAGGAAAACTAGCTGGAGGCCAATAGTATTTGCCTATTTTGTTCTTGAAACAGGAATtatccttttttgtttccaatctgcttttgaaatgtGATTCCTTTTACTGTTGTGGAATGCTGCAAACCCAAGAGGTGAATGAGGGGTTTGAGACAGGTTGGTCAATCAAACATTTGTCTGAAGTGTTTCCACTGAAGTGGCTTGCCTGATTTTTATTCCCCAGGCAGAGGAACAGTGGGTCCAAAATACTTCTGGTTATACCAAagtcagttttccttttttttctgtcttaaagCAAATACAGTTAAAATGTATGGCTATTTCCTTGTAAGCAAAACTTGAATGACAGCAAATGAGATCCCTACTTTAGCTTTTGCATTAAACATCTTTTAATTTTAGCCCTTTggacaaagggggaaaaggacCACAGATGGCCTTTGTGGCATACCTAAGATCAGAAATGTCAGAACAGCTCACAAACTCCATGATTCTGTCCTTAACTACTTGATTCTCCTTCTTTAGATGATTTTGGAAAATATAACTTCACAAGGGCATTTTTTTATTCATGTATGTGACTTGAAATTTCTTACTACAGCAGGAAGATAGCTAGCTCTTTCTGCATTCGtatatacacatgcacacagagtTTACAGAGTTCATGCTGCTTCCTTCTGTGCTGTCTTGATATCCTTGTGATGGCAACATGTTGACAAGTGTCAAGGAGTCCAGCACAGCCATTGTCTGAAAAGTGGGGTAGTCAGTctatttctcctcttttcttttcGTTATCTTTTGGACAGCAGTTTGGTAGAACAGAGCACCCCCTAGCAAAACACTGAGCTGCACATTCTGAACCTGTAGACGTCTTTGAGTGGCTGTACACTTCTATTAAAATATCTAGGGAAAGAGAGTTATTTCTTCATTCTTAAGTACACAGTTGCTTGTGAATTTCCTATATCTGTACTGGGTCTCATTGTCCCATGAAAGCAACAAGGTCAAGAAGCAGAAGAGTATCAAAAAAATGTTGATGGTCTTTCAGAAGACTTTTGTTTTACCTGTGTTTGCTAGCAACTAAGAAAACTGCCTGCCTCATGCTGTCTCTGAGTTGCCTACCGGTAAGCCTTCTGGAGAAAACAGCCCGAGATACAGtaaaattcaaattcaaaatATGTATCTCATTGAAAGACAGTCAAGCCAAAGCTTAGGTCAAGCAAAAAGCTTTAGAAACTTCATACCTTGCCTCTGAATATCAGCAATCACTTACCTGATACACTCCAGCCATGAATGTCAAGGCCGTAGCAATGCCAATAGCGTAGCACTCTTTCCCACACTCGGCATTTATCCCCGCAATGGTAAGGTTGAAGGCAGTTGTGTTGGACAGATTGTCATTCTGCAGAGAGCCATCACCTGAGGCTGGTGGGGCATCATCGTTCAAGTCAAACCCAGCCAAGAGAAGTTCTCGATCCACAACTTGTCCCACCATTAAGCTTATCAAGCTGAAGATGCCAACTGAGACGTGACGGGATGTGCCCATTAAGAAATAGATGATGTTGGCAAAGAAGGATGTGTAAAGGCTATAAATGGGCTTCAGACCTGCCAGCAGTGAGTATGCAATTGCTTGAGGCACCAAAATGATCCCAATCACTAACCCAGACATAACATCCCCCCAAATGTACTCTTTGCATCGGTACTTGGGAAGCCATCGTAAAACAGGAAAGAAGTCCATAAGAAAGTTCTTCAGCTTCTGTggtgtgcaggagcagctctttCTCAGCTTAGCTAGCATGATTTCTTTCCTGTTAATCTTGACACGAGTCTTTCTTTCCATGAGAAGGCAGGATGAGGTGTTGTTTTCCATTCTGGTAACCTCAAGtggtttttccattttcctaGTATTTACTTCGTTTAATGTATTCCTGCAAAGTGAAGAAAAACTTCATCGGGTTGCAGTTggtgaaggttttttttaacaatcaACACTAAAAGTTTGTCCCCTGATTTTGCTTTTAAGGAAGCATCATCCCAACAAGAACACTCTACTCTCACAGGGTTCCAGTGACACATAAGGCTAAAAAAGAAATCTGCCCTTTCTTGCACACATTAAGGAGTGCTTTCAATTGAATCCAGCTTGTTCTAGTAAAGAAAAATGGGGTTAAATTAGCTATTTTTTTGCTATGACAAAGATTTCCATCATCTATTCTAGATGTTCTATAATAAAGGTCTTTGTGACCAGAAGTAGGACTTGATGGTGTGAAATAAACATGCGCTAGTAAAGTAAGTTGTAGTGTTTCTGTATAGTGATCATTGATTAGTGATCATTGATTATTAATCATTGATTAGTAACTCTAATGGGGTATAATGATCTGTCACTGCAGTTGTCGTCAgtgcagaggagaaaaatgttgCTGATGGGACCTGTAAAGCAGAGTTTTCTGGAGAGCAGCAATTTAGTCTTACACAAAAGATATGCACATAAACAATTTATAGACTCTTGTAGCTGCTACATAACATTAATTTGTTGAATTGTAGATTGTTTCAATTTTCAGCTTCTGGTAATAAATGCCTACTCACAAATACCACCACACTGGCAAATACAGGCCAAGCACCACGACGTTACCACATTGGAAGAGTGCTACATGTTATTATATTCAGGTTTAAACCCATAGTTACCCAACTTTGTCCTGCCAGTAATGAGATACAACAAATAATTATGTGTACAGCAGAACGAACACAGCAGTGTTTCCTGTGGTTCTCTTGATTGTTTTTTAGTATGTGATGCCTGGGATGATTTGTATTCCCCTGATGGGGGTGCTTTTGATGTCTCTTGCCTCAATGGACACAGCTGTTTTCACCAAACTTCACTTCAGCATTTTTACTCAATTGTCAAATTGAATAGAAATTAGCTTAGTGCATTCCTAAGTAATTTTGAGGTAGGTGGGAACATGACTAAGAAGCAGAACATGCAAGTGTCCTAACTTAAATAACTAAAAAACAAGATCGGAACACACAAGTGGAAAATGTTAAACAGGCTATGCCAAGTGGCGAATCTTTTCTGGTTAGCAGTAGAGGGAAAGAAGAGACTTCTGTGTGAGGATGCCCATGTGAGAGTAGTGGGAGATAAGGAGTGACTTGTACTGATCTAGATGAAGATAGTAGCTGCTAATACAACAGCATGCAGGATTTTTAGGAAAGCAGATATTCTCTAGACTCAGCCTCTCCCAGGGTCATTAACAGCCAGGATCTCTGCATCAGAGCTGTTTGGTGCCAGGAGTGACTTTGCCATAGTGTCAGAGCTTGTCTTCACTTACAAGTGAAAGCTATTTC encodes:
- the SLC26A1 gene encoding sulfate anion transporter 1 isoform X1; amino-acid sequence: MEKPLEVTRMENNTSSCLLMERKTRVKINRKEIMLAKLRKSCSCTPQKLKNFLMDFFPVLRWLPKYRCKEYIWGDVMSGLVIGIILVPQAIAYSLLAGLKPIYSLYTSFFANIIYFLMGTSRHVSVGIFSLISLMVGQVVDRELLLAGFDLNDDAPPASGDGSLQNDNLSNTTAFNLTIAGINAECGKECYAIGIATALTFMAGVYQVLMGIFRLGFISMYLSESVLDGFATGASLTILTAQVKYLIGIKIPRSQGHGMLVITWINIFRNISQANLCDVITSAICIVVLVTAKELGDRYKHKLKFPLPTELVVIVVATLVSHYGKLNEVYASSVSGAIPTGFIPPKVPEFNLMLRVALDALPLAIVSFVFTVSLSEMFAKKYAYTIRANQEMFAVGFCNIIPSFFHSFATSAALAKTLVKTSTGCQTQISGVISAMVVLLVLLFLAPLFYYLQKCVLACIIIVSLRGALRKFRDVPARYHVNKVDTLVWVVTMSASALISTEIGLLVGIVFSMLCIIVRTQRPRTALLGQIQDTSFYEDDSEYENLSTVPKVKIFRFEAPLYYANRNFFLKSLYRLTNLDPNLEAARRKKYEKKEKQHLKKGNHRTANGLGIGETTLQLVPKQIDFQALVVDCSSISFLDTTGVNTLKEILKDYKNLNISVLLACCNPSVIDSLKRGGYFGKDFGCMQEMLFYSIHNAVLFAKAQKLPADCSV
- the SLC26A1 gene encoding sulfate anion transporter 1 isoform X2, producing the protein MKRLCGDRFNKEAEQEARRLTENPLLYSGSSTTYFKESCDPEVLCYWVLIQELLWSYCSYFVPLERQHEVNTRKMEKPLEVTRMENNTSSCLLMERKTRVKINRKEIMLAKLRKSCSCTPQKLKNFLMDFFPVLRWLPKYRCKEYIWGDVMSGLVIGIILVPQAIAYSLLAGLKPIYSLYTSFFANIIYFLMGTSRHVSVGIFSLISLMVGQVVDRELLLAGFDLNDDAPPASGDGSLQNDNLSNTTAFNLTIAGINAECGKECYAIGIATALTFMAGVYQVLMGIFRLGFISMYLSESVLDGFATGASLTILTAQVKYLIGIKIPRSQGHGMLVITWINIFRNISQANLCDVITSAICIVVLVTAKELGDRYKHKLKFPLPTELVVIVVATLVSHYGKLNEVYASSVSGAIPTGFIPPKVPEFNLMLRVALDALPLAIVSFVFTVSLSEMFAKKYAYTIRANQEMFAVGFCNIIPSFFHSFATSAALAKTLVKTSTGCQTQISGVISAMVVLLVLLFLAPLFYYLQKCVLACIIIVSLRGALRKFRDVPARYHVNKVDTLVWVVTMSASALISTEIGLLVGIVFSMLCIIVRTQRPRTALLGQIQDTSFYEDDSEYENLSTVPKVKIFRFEAPLYYANRNFFLKSLYRLTNLDPNLEAARRKKYEKKEKQHLKKGNHRTANGLGIGETTLQLVPKQIDFQALVVDCSSISFLDTTGVNTLKEILKDYKNLNISVLLACCNPSVIDSLKRGGYFGKDFGCMQEMLFYSIHNAVLFAKAQKLPADCSV